The window AGGCGCAGTAGGACACGACCGTCCCGCAGGGCGACTCCGCCGCGCGCCTTTTCATGGCCTCACGCCCCAGCTTCGCGTCGCCCGCCGCGATCATCGGGGCGCAGCCGCAGCAGCGGGCCCGGTCTCGGGCATATTCCATCTCGCGGACGGCAACGCCCAGCTCCGACAGGATCGCGCGCACGCTTTCGTAGATCTCCGGGACGTCCCGGGTGGTGCAGGAGTCCTGGACCGAGACCTCGAGTCCCCGAGCGCTCCCGTGCCGCCCCTCGGGAAGCCCCGTATCCCGAAGGATCGTCCAGAGCGAGCGCACCCGCCGTCCCCCGTCGAACTGCCGGAAGATGGCGTAGCAGTTCTGACAGGCGACGATCACCTCCTCCGCGCCCATCCGGTCCAGGTCATGCCGCACCGTATCGAAGCGTTTTTGAAACTCCCCGGCCATGCTCATGAGCTTCAGCGGTTTGCCGCAGCACTTGAGGAGCACGCCGACGTCCTCCAGACGGCCGCTCAGGTATCGCCAGGCCGACAGGACGTGCTCCGGAGCGTAAGCGGACAGGCTGCATCCCGGAAAGAACACGCGCTTCGCCCGCCCTTCCGCGGTGCCGTCCGATCCGGTGGCACGGCAGAAAAACGGGGAGAAGGCCAGACGCTGATGCAGGCGCATGGTCCGATGGAAGGGACGAGGACCCCTTATGGATAAGGCGTCGCCCGTCCGTGGCTGCAAGACGCTAGGCATCCGTTTCCCTCACGTAGCGCCGACGCAGGCGGAGCCCCGCCGCGGAGACGAGGGCGGCCAGAGCTCCGGCCAGGATCAGGTAAAGCGTTCGGTTCTCCGCGTCCCCCAGCCCCGCGGCTCCCAGGGTGAAGAAGGCCACGCCGGGCGCCATGAAGAGGAAGGTGTAAAGGGTGTAGGGCCAGAGCCCGATGCCCGTGATCCCGTAGGCGAAATTTTGCAGGTTGTAGGGGAAGATCGGCACCAGGCGGGTGACCATCAGGAGCACGATACCGCTCCGTTCGGCGTCCTCGAACAGGATGCGATTTAGGCATCGGTTGCGCTCCACCCAGGGCCGGACGGCGTCCCCCAGGAAATAACGTCCGGTCAGGAAGGCCAGGACCGCCCCCAACGTGGCTGCGACGAGACACAGGAAGGAACCCAGGACGGGGCCGAAGAGAAGTCCGGCGACGACGGCGAAGGTCGCGCCCGGGAGGGCCAGGAGGACGCAGCCGGCAGCCGTTGCTGCGACATAGATCAGCGAAGCCCTCAGGATATCCTCGTGCACCGCCTCCCGCAAAACCTCCAGGGCGCCCGGTCCCGACAGGAAATCCGACCAGCCGTAGCGGCGGTTCAGAAGCAGGACGGAGCCCATGGCCGCGAGCAGGATCAGAGGTTTGCCGTATCGTCCCGGCATGGGGTTTGGGTGGCGCGTTTTTTCCTCTCCGCATAAACCTGCTTCAGCAGGACGATCAGGATCGAGAGCGCGAAGAGGATGAGCAGCCCCGTAACCATCAGCTTGGCACCGCCCGTCAGCATTCCTCCGACGTAGGAGTAGACGATCGTGGCGGGAAGCTGCCCCACCCCCGTGGCGATGAAGAAGGAGCGGAACGTCATGGAGGTGAGTCCCGCGGCGTAGCTGACGATATCGAACGAGACGAACGGCAGGAGCCGTGCGATGAGCACGCTCTGGGTACCGTGCCGTTCGAAGAAGGCGTCGATGGAGCGAAGGGCGGTCCTGCTGGAGAGCCTTTCCACCACGTCGCGGCCGAGAATGCGGGCGATATGGAAGCAGACGGCGGCCCCGGCCATGGCGCTGGACCAGGAGAGGATGGCTCCGCGCCACCAGCCGAAGAGGTTGGCGTTGGCGAAGGTGATCAGAAAGGCCGGGAGGGGCGCCATGACGGACTGGAACACCATCAAAAAGAAGGAGACTGCGGCGGCCATGGGCCCGTAACGCTCGACGAAGCTGCGCACCGCGGCGAAGTCGCCGCTCGCGAAGGCGGCGAAGATGGAGTCGATGATGCCCCGGTACGCCGGATGGAGGAAGTAGGCTGCGATTGCTCCTGCGAACAGGAGCAGCAGGATCACTTTGCCATGGCCGGTCAAGTTGTTTTTTTTATGTGTTTCTGCGGGAAC of the Fretibacterium sp. OH1220_COT-178 genome contains:
- a CDS encoding TVP38/TMEM64 family protein: MPGRYGKPLILLAAMGSVLLLNRRYGWSDFLSGPGALEVLREAVHEDILRASLIYVAATAAGCVLLALPGATFAVVAGLLFGPVLGSFLCLVAATLGAVLAFLTGRYFLGDAVRPWVERNRCLNRILFEDAERSGIVLLMVTRLVPIFPYNLQNFAYGITGIGLWPYTLYTFLFMAPGVAFFTLGAAGLGDAENRTLYLILAGALAALVSAAGLRLRRRYVRETDA
- a CDS encoding TVP38/TMEM64 family protein — encoded protein: MILLLLFAGAIAAYFLHPAYRGIIDSIFAAFASGDFAAVRSFVERYGPMAAAVSFFLMVFQSVMAPLPAFLITFANANLFGWWRGAILSWSSAMAGAAVCFHIARILGRDVVERLSSRTALRSIDAFFERHGTQSVLIARLLPFVSFDIVSYAAGLTSMTFRSFFIATGVGQLPATIVYSYVGGMLTGGAKLMVTGLLILFALSILIVLLKQVYAERKKRATQTPCRDDTANL
- a CDS encoding (Fe-S)-binding protein; the encoded protein is MRLHQRLAFSPFFCRATGSDGTAEGRAKRVFFPGCSLSAYAPEHVLSAWRYLSGRLEDVGVLLKCCGKPLKLMSMAGEFQKRFDTVRHDLDRMGAEEVIVACQNCYAIFRQFDGGRRVRSLWTILRDTGLPEGRHGSARGLEVSVQDSCTTRDVPEIYESVRAILSELGVAVREMEYARDRARCCGCAPMIAAGDAKLGREAMKRRAAESPCGTVVSYCASCRSAMRTGGRESLHLLDLVFGNGRPGHPTPPPDRSLRSWFNRWRTRRLLGSVLRASELPSRDARGQGTESTSAGPTPAAGSRPAAAS